One window of the Puntigrus tetrazona isolate hp1 chromosome 13, ASM1883169v1, whole genome shotgun sequence genome contains the following:
- the pcnx1 gene encoding pecanex-like protein 1 isoform X2, whose amino-acid sequence MGSQTLQILRQGVWASVTGGWYYDPHQNTFVNALHLYLWLLLLCLPFTLYMALPPTMVIVGIYCGVIAGMFALLKAVNYRLHTALDEGEVVELRAKGSEGRGQGAERQREGTGTRQEDSNGPGDPGGGIEMSDFAREETPPVDCSSRNSYVGMDSNHQITSHGGSVTTKRAGVGKAPDDISLSLAQSCSQDQDLMSDPKMFCLVSNDSFASMQPSTSLAQDLYGSTPHPFSQSLSSCDTEITAHLSTHSQSFRKESSRPRGLPRTSSSAGSAFPDPSLPEFSLYPPPRRGGLDPVCEMEASRSQRATESSEQPDSGTPSTSGTECHRYHPKERRRISRSVSRETGEGECAGEGGSGLYQSESVRGGRERKSGRSAESLRSLSTRSSGSTESYCSGTDRDTNSTLSSLHSEQTSSTHVESLLSLSGDEKVIAGHANPRNSNVASGEANKNPHANELATKLPVGDAPKPTNSEGQQGEGTVEAASRTSVDVSAGLSHQHQEAELDKMHPKTANLVHRAASSSAASRSGRRRSGKQRASSFDASRHREYICGRGMAKPRSAVFMKGEEDSSDQSELSCASSLHSTHQLSTDSSSSTPHSCPSPEDRRGPSLRAKMNSQKDKEKEREKDKEKGKRKASRRTPSTGSAKTHARVLSLDSSTTACLNDPHHLGAPASSRPLTTSKSDLEAKEGEVLDAASLLGRASQLESVTRSRNSLPCPISLGHTQDATTGSRGNDDTVTFRRERSTFRRQAVRRRHNAGSNSTPPTSLIGSPLSLQEALSQVSQASGSQVRGQPSRTPSQVTVLSTSASLLVRNGSAQLEGCLDKASTVGVASLQDEFGKLTPPLYEVGGCDMSLVNFEPATRRASNNLWETDSHLSSSTSVRFYPHDLFSFPQMRLNRLLSMDPELLEQHDVDGSPDLQEAPHRSQDSTHNHTHSHTHPHKTKQYYRLWLLPYLWVGLHFDRLTLLALFDRNREVLENVLSVALAVLVAFLGSVLLVNGFFTDIWVFQFCLVIASCQYSLLKSVQPDSSSPRHGHNRIIAYSRPVYFCLCCGLIWLLHYGSVNSSSTAVSLYGVALTSSVLLSQARDLLIVFTLCFPIIFFIGLLPQINTFVMYLLEQLDIHVFGGNACTSLLSALYSVVRSIITIAMLYGFCYGALKDSWDPQHIPVLFSVFCGLLVAVSYHLSRQSSDPSVIVSLVQSKVFPNVKEKNPEDPLSEVQDPLPEKLRNSVNERLQSDVIVCVIIAVLYFAIHVSTVFIALQPFLSYVLYGLVGAVGLLTHYLLPQMRKQLPWYCFSHPLLKTREYYQFEIRGAAHVMWFERTHVWLLFVEKNILYPLIVLNELSGSAQELASPRKLNTEVGALVITIAGLKLLRSSFSSPTYQYVTVLFTVLFFTFDYQQFSETLLLDLFVMSILFSKLWELFYKLKFVYTYIAPWQITWGSAFHAFAQPFAVPHSAMLFVQAIVSAVFSTPLNPFLGSAIFISSYVRPVRFWEREYNTKRVDHSNTRLASQLDRNPGSDDNNLNSIFYEHLTRSLQHSLCGDLQLGRWGNYSTGDCFILASDYLNALVHLVEIGNGLITFQLRGLEFRGTYCQQREVEAITEGVEEDESCCCCEPGHLPHLLSFNAAFGQRWLAWEVLVTKYALEGYSITDNSAASMLQVFDLRRILTTYYVKGIIYYVIASPKLEEWLANEALLEGLKSCGERNYVDLDPTFNPNIDEDYDHRLAGISRDSFCSVYLSWIQYCNSRREKPLDSEKDSALVLLCYGLCVLGRRALGTASHHMSSNLESFLYGLHALFKGDFRISSVRDEWIFTDMELLRKVVVPGIRMSLKLHQDHFTSPDEYEESSVLFEAISSHEQTLVIAHEGDPAWRSAVLSNSPSLLALRHVLDEGTNEYKIIMLNRRYLSFRVIKVNKECVRGLWAGQQQELVFLRNRNPERGSIQNAKQALRNMINSSCDQPIGYPIYVSPLTTSYCNTHPQLGHILGGPISIANIRNFIVNTWHRLRKGCGAGCNSGGNVEDCDAGGLSCGSGNSGNSGTAASDSQHSSGPTVLHAYTPHSLGTSQSSQSVQSGLVRQSPARASVVSQSSSYRHSSSRQSSLRTSVTGLEPCRRSSSSQLSLRTLPTSLQLRLGTNASAAIPDPPGPSSSLSAHSIPPCKRHAHTLASLLGNEALVLGTDNHPHPHHHLHYIHHHHHNPSLSCLRRDDISYRVQIVDVSQVLDVMNHPKRKELVWPDESMRLRSGRNFWRDWCPLEGMEGHVVHRWVPCSRDPVSRSHIDKTILLVQVDDKLVPIIETGVIELGAEV is encoded by the exons ATGGGGTCGCAGACCCTCCAGATCCTGCGGCAGGGCGTGTGGGCGTCAGTGACGGGAGGATGGTACTACGACCCCCATCAGAACACCTTCGTGAACGCACTTCACCTTTACCTGTGGCTGCTGCTGCTCTGCCTCCCGTTCACGCTCTACATG GCCTTGCCCCCCACAATGGTGATTGTGGGGATCTACTGCGGGGTGATAGCAGGTATGTTTGCGCTGCTGAAGGCAGTGAATTATCGCCTGCACACTGCGTTGGATGAGGGGGAGGTGGTGGAGCTACGGGCCAAAGGGAGCGAGGGACGGGGCCAGGGGGCAGAGCGCCAACGTGAGGGTACCGGCACCCGACAGGAAGACTCAAACGGGCCTGG ggatCCAGGGGGTGGAATAGAGATGTCTGATTTTGCACGGGAGGAGACACCACCGGTCGACTGCAGTTCACGAAACTCTTATGTAGGAATGGACTCTAACCATCAG ATAACATCCCATGGAGGCTCAGTCACCACCAAAC GGGCAGGTGTTGGAAAGGCTCCCGATGACATCAGTTTGAGTTTGGCTCAGAGTTGCAGTCAAGACCAAG ATTTGATGTCGGACCCAAAGATGTTCTGCCTCGTCTCAAATGACTCTTTTGCCTCCATGCAGCCATCAACCTCATTGGCGCAGGACCTTTATGGCTCCACCCCTCACCCTTTTAGTCAGTCCctctcctcttgtgacaccgaAATTACTGCCCATCTTTCCACCCACTCACAGTCTTTTCGGAAGGAGTCATCCCGACCTCGCGGATTGCCTCGCACCTCGAGTTCTGCAGGATCTGCTTTTCCAGATCCTTCTCTGCCCGAATTCAGCCTATACCCTCCACCCCGTCGGGGAGGACTGGATCCTGTATGTGAAATGGAGGCCTCCAGGTCACAGAGGGCGACGGAGAGCTCCGAGCAGCCAGACTCTGGGACTCCCAGCACTTCAGGAACGGAGTGTCACAGATATCATCCGAAGGAACGCCGCAGGATATCACGGTCTGTCTCCCGTGAGACAGGGGAAGGAGAGTGTGCTGGGGAAGGGGGATCTGGGTTGTACCAGTCAGAGAGTGTACGAGGGGGTCGCGAAAGAAAAAGTGGACGGAGTGCTGAAAGTTTGCGTAGTTTAAGTACACGAAGTAGTGGCTCCACTGAGAGCTACTGCAGTGGGACAGATCGGGATACCAACAGTACTTTAAGTAGCCTGCACAGTGAGCAGACCAGCTCCACACATGTAGAGAGCCTGCTGTCGCTGTCCGGGGACGAGAAGGTAATTGCGGGACATGCCAACCCGCGTAATTCTAATGTGGCCTCGGGGGAGGCTAATAAAAACCCCCATGCCAACGAACTTGCAACCAAATTGCCCGTCGGCGATGCTCCCAAACCTACAAACTCAGAGGGCCAACAGGGGGAGGGAACTGTGGAGGCAGCATCAAGGACTAGCGTAGATGTCTCTGCTGGTCTCTCCCACCAGCACCAGGAGGCAGAACTAGACAAAATGCATCCCAAAACAGCCAATCTCGTTCACCGGGCTGCCTCCTCGTCCGCCGCCAGCCGCAGTGGCCGGCGACGAAGCGGTAAACAGCGTGCAAGCAGTTTTGACGCCAGTAGACACCGGGAATACATTTGTGGACGTGGCATGGCAAAGCCTCGCTCTGCTGTGTTCATGAAAGGAGAGGAAGACTCCAGTGATCAAAGCGAACTTAGTTGTGCCTCCAGCCTACACTCCACCCACCAGCTCAGCACAGACTCCTCATCCAGCACACCCCACTCCTGCCCTTCTCCCGAGGATCGCCGCGGTCCCTCGCTGCGGGCCAAAATGAACAGTCAGAAGGACAAGGAAAAGGAACGGGAGAAAGACAAGGAGAAGGGCAAGCGCAAAGCTTCGAGGCGCACTCCGAGTACAGGCAGCGCCAAAACTCACGCCCGGGTCCTGAGTCTGGACAGCAGCACTACTGCTTGCCTTAATGACCCCCACCATTTGGGGGCACCAGCAAGTTCCAGACCCCTTACCACCTCCAAGTCAGACCTGGAGGCAaaagagggggaggtgttggATGCGGCATCGCTGCTGGGAAGAGCCTCTCAGCTTGAGTCAGTGACCCGGTCGAGAAACAGTCTGCCTTGCCCTATTTCCCTTGGTCACACTCAAGACGCAACCACAGGATCTCGAG GGAATGACGACACTGTCACATTTCGCCGAGAGCGAAGTACGTTTCGTCGGCAAGCAGTGCGTAGACGGCACAACGCAGGAAGTAACTCCACACCCCCCACCTCCCTCATCGGATCCCCACTCAG TCTGCAGGAAGCTCTGAGTCAGGTATCTCAAGCTTCAGGGtcacaggtcagaggtcagccatccCGCACGCCGTCTCAGGTGACGGTATTGAGCACTAGCGCCTCCCTGCTGGTCAGGAATGGAAGTGCGCAGCTGGAGGGCTGTCTGGATAAGGCGTCCACTGTGGGCGTGGCCAGCCTGCAGGATGAATTTG GGAAACTGACCCCACCTCTCTATGAAGTTGGAGGATGCGACATGTCCCTGGTGAACTTTGAACCTGCAACCAGACGAGCCTCCAACAACCTCTG GGAAACAGACTCCCACCTTTCCAGTTCTACCTCAGTTCGTTTTTACCCTCATGACCTG TTCTCCTTTCCTCAGATGCGTCTGAATCGTTTGCTGTCCATGGACCCAGAGCTGTTGGAACAGCACGACGTGGACGGGAGTCCTGACCTGCAGGAGGCGCCGCACCGCTCACAGGACTCCACgcataatcacacacactcacacacgcacccACACAAAACCAAGCAGTACTACCGCCTTTGGCTGCTGCCGTACCTGTGGGTCGGGCTGCACTTTGACAGACTCACATTACTTGCCCTCTTTGACAg gAACCGGGAGGTTCTGGAGAATGTGCTCTCAGTGGCTCTGGCGGTTCTTGTGGCCTTCCTAGGTTCTGTGCTGCTAGTTAATGGGTTCTTCACTGACATTTGGGTCTTTCAGTTCTGCCTCGTTATTGCCAGTTGCCAGTACTCATTGCTGAAG AGTGTACAACCCGACTCTTCATCACCAAGACAT GGTCATAATCGAATCATCGCTTACAGCAGGCCTGTGTATTTCTGTCTGTGCTGTGGGCTGATTTGGCTGTTGCACTATGGGAGTGTAAATAGCAGCTCCACTGCAGTGTCTCTGTATGGAGTTGCTCTCACCAGCTCCGTCCTGCTGTCTCAGGCGCGGGATCTCCTCATCG tttTCACCTTGTGCTTTCCCATCATCTTCTTCATTGGGCTGCTTCCTCAGATTAACACTTTCGTCATGTACCTGCTTGAACAACTTGACATTCATGTCTTCGGAGGAAACG catgcaccagTCTGCTCTCAGCTCTCTATAGTGTTGTGCGCAGCATCATCACCATAGCGATGCTCTATGGGTTCTGCTATGGTGCCCTAAAG gaCTCGTGGGATCCTCAGCACATTCCTGTGCTTTTCTCAGTGTTTTGTGGGCTGCTGGTTGCCGTTTCATACCATCTCAGCCGCCAAAGCAGTGACCCCTCTGTTATCGT ttcaTTAGTGCAATCAAAGGTCTTCCCTAatgtgaaagagaaaaatcCAGAGGATCCCCTATCTGAAGTTCAGGATCCTTTACCTGAGAAACTCCGCAACTCTGTG AACGAGAGGCTGCAGTCagatgtgattgtgtgtgtcaTCATTGCTGTCCTGTATTTCGCCATCCATGTCAGCACTGTCTTCATTGCCTTACAG CCTTTTTTGAGCTATGTTCTGTATGGTCTGGTCGGGGCAGTAGGGCTGTTGACTCACTACCTGTTGCCCCAGATGAGGAAGCAGTTACCCTGGTACTGTTTCTCACACCCACTGCTCAAAACCAGGGAGTACTATCAGTTTGAGATCCGGG GTGCCGCCCATGTCATGTGGTTTGAGCGCACACACGTGTGGCTGCTGTTTGTGGAGAAAAACATCCTTTATCCACTCATTGTGCTTAATGAGCTGAGTGGCAGCGCACAGGAGCTCGCCAGCCCCAGGAAACTCAACACAGA gGTCGGGGCTCTAGTGATAACTATCGCTGGGCTAAAGCTGCTGCGTTCTTCCTTCAGTAGTCCAACATATCAATATGTCACTGTCCTCTTCACAGTCCTGTTCTTCACATTTGATTACCAGCAGTTTTCTGAGACATTGCTGCTGGATCTTTTCGTTATGTCCATTCTTTTCAGCAAG TTATGGGAACTCTTTTATAAGTTAAAGTTTGTTTATACCTACATCGCACCGTGGCAGATTACCTGGGGCTCTGCCTTCCATGCCTTCGCCCAGCCGTTTGCAGTGCCAC ACTCTGCCATGTTGTTTGTACAGGCTATTGTGTCTGCTGTGTTCTCCACTCCATTAAACCCTTTTCTTGGCAGTGCCATTTTCATCAGCTCCTATGTACGACCTGTGCGATTCTGGGAGAGAGAATACAA tacCAAGCGGGTCGATCACTCCAACACTAGACTTGCTTCGCAGCTTGACAGAAACCCAG GTTCAGATGATAATAACCTGAACTCCATCTTCTATGAGCACTTGACGCGGTCGCTGCAGCATTCTCTGTGTGGAGACCTGCAGCTGGGCCGCTGGGGAAACTACAGCACCGGAGACTGCTTTATCCTGGCATCTGATTACCTCAACGCTCTCGTTCACCTCGTCGAGATCGGCAACGGCCTCATCACTTTCCAGCTCAGAGGACTTGAGTTTAGAG GGACATACTGCCAGCAGAGGGAGGTGGAAGCGATAACGGAGGGAGTTGAAGAAGATGAAAGCTGTTGTTGCTGTGAGCCCGGTCATCTCCCGCATCTGCTGTCCTTTAATGCTGCGTTCGGGCAGCGCTGGTTGGCCTGGGAGGTTCTGGTCACTAAATACGCCCTGGAGGGCTACAGCATCACTGATAACAGTGCTGCCTCTATGCTGCAAGTGTTTGATCTGCGGCGAATTCTTACCACCTACTACGTTAAG GGCATCATTTACTATGTCATTGCATCTCCTAAACTGGAGGAGTGGCTGGCTAATGAAGCCCTTCTGGAGGGCTTGAAGAGTTGCGGAGAGCGAAACTATGTTGACTTAGATCCGACTTTTAACCCCAATATTGATGAAGACTATGATCACAGACTGGCTGGAATCTCCAGAGACAGTTTCTGCTCTGTCTACCTCAGCTGGATCCAGTACTGCAACTCTCGGAGAGAGAAG CCACTGGACAGTGAGAAAGACTCAGCATTGGTTTTGCTGTGTTACGGTCTGTGTGTTTTGGGAAGAAGAGCTCTGGGAACTGCATCTCACCATATGTCCAG CAATCTGGAGTCTTTCCTGTATGGCTTGCATGCCTTGTTTAAGGGAGATTTCCGTATCTCGTCTGTAAGAGACGAATGGATCTTTACTGACATGGAACTCCTGAGGAAAGTGGTTGTTCCTGGAATTCGCATGTCACTTAAACTGCACCAG GATCACTTCACCTCCCCTGATGAATATGAGGAATCTTCTGTGTTGTTTGAGGCTATTTCTTCGCATGAGCAGACACTTGTGATTGCTCATGAGGGTGACCCGGCCTGGCGCAGCGCTGTCCTGTCCAACTCTCCCTCCCTGCTCGCTCTCAGACACGTGTTAGACGAAGGCACCAACGAATACAAGATCATCATGCTTAACAGACGCTACCTCAGCTTCAGGGTCATAAAG GTGAATAAGGAGTGTGTTCGGGGCCTGTGGGCGGGACAGCAGCAGGAATTGGTGTTTTTGCGGAACCGAAACCCGGAGCGTGGAAGCATCCAGAATGCCAAACAAGCACTACGTAATATGATCAACTCTTCATGCGACCAGCCAATTGGATATCCCATCTATGTGTCACCCCTGACTACATCTTACTGTAATACACACCCCCAGCTGGGACACATACTGGGAGGACCAATCAGCATCGCCAACATAAGAAATTTTATCGTCAACACGTGGCACAG ACTGCGTAAGGGCTGTGGCGCTGGCTGTAACAGTGGCGGGAATGTTGAAGATTGTGATGCGGGTGGCTTGTCGTGCGGCAGtgggaattctgggaattcTGGGACAGCAGCGAGTGATTCCCAGCACAGCTCAGGACCCACAGTGCTGCACGCTTACACTCCTCATTCTCTGG GTACGAGTCAGAGTTCTCAGTCAGTGCAGTCTGGTCTGGTTCGTCAGTCTCCTGCTCGTGCTTCTGTGGTCAGTCAGTCATCCTCGTATCGTCACAGCAGCAGCCGTCAGTCTTCACTCCGCACGTCTGTGACGGGTCTGGAGCCCTGCAGACGTTCCTCCAGCAGTCAGCTCTCTCTCCGCACGCTGCCCACCTCCCTCCAGCTCCGGCTGGGCACCAACGCCTCGGCCGCCATCCCCGACCCACCGGGCCCCTCCAGCTCTCTCTCAGCCCACTCCATCCCGCCCTGCAAGCGTCACGCCCACACACTCGCCAGCCTGCTGGGAAACGAAGCCTTAGTGCTGGGGACGGACAACCATCCTCACCCTCACCATCATCTTCACTACatccaccatcatcatcacaaCCCCTCGCTGTCCTGTCTGAGAAGGGATGACATCTCCTACAGGGTGCAG aTTGTGGATGTCAGTCAGGTGTTGGATGTAATGAATCATCCCAAGAGGAAGGAGCTGGTGTGGCCAGATGAGAGCATGAGACTGAGATCTGGACGAAACTTTTGGAGGGACTGGTGTCCCCTGGAAGGCATGGAGGGTCAC GTGGTTCATCGTTGGGTGCCTTGCAGTCGTGATCCGGTTAGTCGGTCTCACATCGATAAGACCATCCTGCTGGTCCAGGTGGATGATAAATTGGTTCCCATTATAGAGACGGGAGTGATTGAACTGGGGGCAGAAGTGTGA